AGCTATAATCAGGCACAAAACatacttttactatttttaaatgataaaagaaacaaatgaattaagCCATTAACCTGAGAAGCTAAGAGCAAAACAAAGCATgactaaggggaaaaaagagaaaaaatgattacagatgaaagcagaaattaaaatttgtaaacaaaaaggaataaaatagagaaataaatctgAGTGGTTCTTTAGAAAAAAGCAGacaataaatagaacaaaaagaataaaatatacaaacctCTATTCtaatcaaaggaaaataagagatgAGGAAAAAATTAGGGATAAGAAAGGAAGTGTCATCTTAGACATGAAAACATCTGAAAATCTTGACATAAAGAATTATTCTCATGCTTATCAAACATGAATATTAACTGCTGAAGAAGCAGGAAACATtcttaagaagaaacaaaaacaaaagtaaatatttacctATTCAGAGgatttaaagcaaaattatttcaaaatttaaagaacaaataattttctgACTTATTAACTCTTCAAGGACATTaaaatatgtgggaaaaaaatcccagttcAAGACCTGGCAGAACTCTAACACcgaaaatttataaaactaacacaaaagagaaaatgacaaagTAACCTCACAAATATTGAGATTTAGATGCCAAAATCTAAAATGCAATACTACATTTACCCAGCTGTTTGTGAAATAATGAAACAAACCTTAGCAGGTTTTCTTTCAAGAATGCAAAGATAATTCAATattatgaattaattaatataattttcaaatctaTATGTCACGGAAGAAAAATAAAGCGATTATTCCAAAATATGTCAAAAACTATTTTGCAAAAAATGCAACATCCATTTTTAGTAAAAGCACCTGATAACTAGGACCAGAATAGGAATGAAATCTTCTTTCTCAAGTTGGTGCAGATTATTTATCTCAATATGTGATTATCTAACAATAAAACTCTAGGAACATTGacttttaaagaaggaaaaaatacaaggATGTTCTTTATTGTAAATACTACTCGAGATTGTGCTGCAATTTCTAACCCATGAAATAAGATCAGGCACAGAGGGAAAAGGATTAGTGATTGAcgaagaagaggaaaatattacTATTTACTCATATGATGATGGTCTATCCTGAAGTCTCAAAACCAGGAAAAATATCAGTTAAAAATGAGAAGCCTGGTAGTCTGGGATCCTGCTCTGCCCAACCGACGGATGATGGGGTCTCTGGGCGCCTGGCACGGCCGGGAGTGGCTGCTGGGCCTCTACTTCCTCTCCCACATCCCCATCACACTGCTCGTGGACCTGCAGGCGGTGCTGCCTCGTGATCTCTACCGGGTGGAGCTGAGAAACCTGCGGCAGTGGTATACTGAGGAGTTCAAAGACCCCCTGCTACACAACCCCCCGGTGTGGTTTAAGTCCTTCCTGTTTTGCGAGCTTGTGTTTCAGTTGCCTTTCTTTCTCATCCCAACATATGTCTTCTTCGAAGTGTCCCCATGACGGgtgcttttaaaaagaaggtgGCCATACCAGTGTTCATGGAGGCTGCAGGTGGATCTGCACCCCTGCAATCATCTACTCGGTTCACACCATGACAACTCTGATTCCGATCCTCTCCACGTTTCTACTCCAGGGTTTCTCCAAAGCCAGTTGTTTCAGAGGACAAGGACCTAAGACTTTCCACGAACCACTATTCCATATATCTGTCTACATCATGTACTTTCTCATCCCTATTATACTTCTGCTGTTCATGTTGCGGAACCCCTACTACA
This DNA window, taken from Physeter macrocephalus isolate SW-GA chromosome 1, ASM283717v5, whole genome shotgun sequence, encodes the following:
- the LOC102991698 gene encoding sigma intracellular receptor 2-like → MMGSLGAWHGREWLLGLYFLSHIPITLLVDLQAVLPRDLYRVELRNLRQWYTEEFKDPLLHNPPVWFKSFLFCELVFQLPFFLIPTYVFFEVVHGGCRWICTPAIIYSVHTMTTLIPILSTFLLQGFSKASCFRGQGPKTFHEPLFHISVYIMYFLIPIILLLFMLRNPYYKSEEKRKKK